Part of the Candidatus Nanopelagicales bacterium genome is shown below.
ACATCCAAAGGGTCCGAACGCATGAGCACTAGGTCAGCGGTTTCAATGGCGACATCTGTGCCTGCGCCGATGGCAATGCCGAGATCGGCCTGAGCCAGCGCCGGGGCGTCGTTGACACCGTCGCCAACCATGGCAACCTTGTCACCCCCAGCCTGCAGTTCGGCGATCTTTGCCGCCTTGCCATCGGGAAGGACGCCGGCGATGACGTCGTCTATCCCCAGGTACTCGGCAATGCGCTGTGCCGTGGCCTCGTTGTCTCCGCTGAGCATGATGACGCGCAGGTGCTGCTCGTGCAGCGCTTCCACTGCAGCTCGTGCAGTTTCGCGAACGGCGTCAGCCATAGCGATAACCGCGACCGTCTGGTGATCGACGGCAACGAAAATCGCAGTGCGACCAGTGCCAGCGAGTCGTGCGCGATGATCCTGAAGTTCATCGGGGATAGGGATACCGACGGACTCCATGAAGCCCCGGGAGCCCACCGCCACAGCACGTCCACCGACGGTTGCTCGCGCGCCCTTGCCCGGGGTGCTGGAGAAGTCGTGTGCATCGGGAACGGCAATACCGTATTCGTTGGCACGCGAAACGATCGCTCTGGCAAGTGGGTGTTCAGACAGCGCCTCCACGGACGCAGCCAGGGCCAGCAGTTCATTCTCGGCGAAGCCAGCCGCGATGACATCGGTTACCTCGGGTGCGCCACGTGTCAGAGTGCCAGTCTTATCCATCACGACGACATCTACATGTGCAGCGGCTTCAAGTGCGGAGGCATTCTTGAACAGCACTCCGCGCTGCGCACCAAGTCCGGTACCCACCATGATCGCAGTCGGAGTAGCCAGGCCAAGTGCGTCAGGACAGGTCACTACGACCACTGTGATTGCGAAGAGCATGGCTTGCTGGACCTCTGCACCACTGAGCATCCACGCCGCGAACGTCACAGTTCCGCCGATGAGGGCGACGAACACCAGCCAGAAGGCTGCGCGATCAGCTAGGCGCTGCCCAGGTGCCTTGGAATTCTGGGCTGTTTGCACCATGGCCACGATCTGCGCCAAAGCCGTGTCGGCACCGACTTTCGTGGCGCGCACCTGCAGCGTACCCGTGGTGTTGACCGAAGCGCCGATCACTGCGGAGCCGATGTTCTTGGTCACCGGCAGGCTTTCGCCTGTCACCATCGACTCGTCGATTTCAGAAGTCCCGATTTCGACTTCGCCGTCGACTGGGATCTTCGCACCCGGTCGAATCAGCAGCAGATCGTCGACAACCACGTCCGAAGTGGGGATCTCCAAGGTCTTACCGTCGCGCAGGATGATTGCTTTCGGAGGTGCCAACTCAAGCAGGGTGCGAATCGCCTCACTGGCGCCTCCTCGAGCGCGCATCTCCATCCAATGCCCCAACAGCACAAAAGACGTGAGCACTGTGGCTGCCTCATAGAACACTTCGCCGCCGCCAGCGAAGGTCACGTAGACGCTGTAGCCCCAGCCAGCCCCTACTGCAACGGCAACCAGCACCATCATGTCCAGAGTGCGCGCCCGAAGGGCACGAAACGCTCCATCGAAGAAGATCCAAGCCGAGTAGAAGATCACTGGGAGGCTCAAGAAGAACGCGAAGACATCGTCGCGCAATCCGAACGGCGCGGGCACCGTGAAGTTGAGCACTTCCCGGCCTATTGGTGACCAGAGCAGGATCGGCACGGAAAGCAGAGCAGCGACGAGGAAGCGTCTGCGCATGTCGGCGACCATCGACGCCATTGACGTACCCGGGTGATGACCGCCGTGACCCATTGCGTCATGCGAACTCATCGGCTGGCTCTTGTCGGTGTGGGCTTGGTGTCCGGTGTGGGCTTGGTGTCCGACGTGGGTGTTCATGCCTGCTGATGTTTGTTGGGAGCCCAGCTCGGCATCATTCGATGCGCTTTTGGTGAAGGCCTCCGGCTCTGCGAGTGGATCGCACATGTGGTCGGGGACTGATGCGCCGGAGCAATGCAGTCCACACTCCCGTACCCATTCGGATAGCTCCTGCAATGTGGTCACCGAAGTGTCGTAGTCGATGGTTGCGGTCTGGGCAGTGGGATTGAAATCTACGTGCATGACACCCGGGCGCTGCCCGAGAGTTTTCTCGGCGACCACTTTAGAGCTAGCCCACTGTTGGCCGCTGGCGACCAAGGTGACTGTGCGGCTTTCGCTCATGACTGTTGTCCGTTCTACTTGTCCGAAGTCAATTGGGCGGGCATCCGCGATCGTCGGTGATCATGCGGAGTGGTTATTGATTGCCAGTCGATCAACGAATGTGCGACCACCATCATTGGACTCGACAACGACATCTCCTACCAGCGCAACAACCTTCTCGTTTAGAGAAGCCAGCGCAGTGGGTTGAGCAGCCAGGTTGCCGCGCGGCGTCCAGGTGAGTCCGTCGTCTGCTGAGAAGTAGATGTTGCCGTCAGTCCCAGCTCCATAGATCCCTGAGTCGGTCGCAGACAGTAATGCCAACAATGGCGCTTCAGCTGGCTGGGAAGTGAATGAAGCACCACCATTGGTGCTGCGGATGAGTCCCTGCTGCGTTGTGCCAATCACGATCGACGTGTTACCGGGGGCCATGGCGAGGTCGAACAGTGGTGGGGTTCCGAGTTGCTTCCAGGTGCGCCCAAGGTCTTCGGTTCGCCAAAGCACGCCATCAGCGGAAGCGATGCCCATCACGATGGAACCGTCGGCAACCAGGCGGTGGAAATCGACTTGTCCCCTCAGTGAGTCCATCTTCCAGGTGCGCCCACCATCAGTGGACAAACCGAGTCCAAGGTCCGATGGCGCCTGCATGTCTGGACCTGGATGCCCTGATGCAAGCCACGTGGTGCCCGTGCGCGCCAAGCCCATCACGTCGAAGACCTCTGCGGTCACTCGCTCCGGTTGCTGTCCTGGCTTCTGACTCCAAAGGCCATCGTGCGTGCCCAGGTAGATGCTGTCGCGGTCGAGCAAGAGATTGTGGACGTGCCCTGTCAGGGAGGCTGTACTTATCGTGTCTTCAGCTGCTTGTGAGGGGCCGGAATCAGGTTGCTCGATGTTCGCTGGAGCGCTGGCAGGCGCTTGCGGTGTGGGGCCGGCGGTTGTCGATGAGCAGGCCGCCAGGAGGGTCGCTGCGCTGGCCGCGCCAAGGACGAGCACAACCGTTCGTCCTTTGACTCTCTGACGGTAGATCATGCGGAAACGAGCGTGTAGCCCGCCTCCACGATGGCGCTATTGATATCAGCGTTCCCAATCTCGATCGCGCTGGTGATATGCACTTGAGAGAGTTCGCCGGCATGAAGGTCGACGTAGACCTCGGTGACGCCATCAATCTTCGTCACCTCTTCGATGACGGCGCTGACGCAGTGGGCGCAAGTCATGCCTTGCACGGCATAAGTGGACGAGCTCATGTTGATTCTCCTTGTACTTGAGTTGGTCTGCCGACCTACTTTGCCAGTAACTGTTTCATGGTGCTGATTTCGGCATTCTGTCCGGAGATGATGGCCTGAGCCATTTTCTTCACATCAGCGTTCTTGGTGGTCTTCAACACCTGCTTGGCATCCGTGATCGCCCCTTGATGGTGCGCGATCATCATCTGCAACCACATCGTGTCGAAGCTGGCGCCGTGTGCGTGCGACAGGTTGGTCATCTGGGTGTCAGTCATCATTCCGGGCGACGTTGAGCCCATGTCCATGCCAGGCATTGTTGAATTTGAGCTCGCGGTCACGGACGCCCCCCAACCCTTGAGCCATCCCTGCATTTTGTTGATCTCTGGCTTTTGTGCCGCCTTTATTTGTGTGGCCAGGGTGATGACCTGCTGAGACTTAGCGTTCTTAAGTGCCAAATCTGCCATCTGAACGGCCTGCTGATGGTGGGGGACCATCATTTGAGTGAAGGAAATGTCGCCCTTGCTTCCCTTGCTCATCATGGTTGAACTGGATGACATGGGCGATGGAGAGCTGGCCGCAAATGCGATTCCGGTCGAGCCCCCGGCCAGAAGAGCGGTGATCGTTAACGCGCTGCAGGTAGCGGCGGCGATACGTCTGTTCATTGAAATGACTCCTTGGGTTGAGTGAGGTATATGGGATCAGGCGGCGTAGTCGAGGCGAGTCATCATCCCGGCTTCAGCGTGGTAGGCGTTGTGGCAGTGGACCATCCATTTGCCGGGATTGTCGGCGACCAGATCGACGTTGACGGCCCCCATAGGAGGCACCAACACAGTGTCCTTCCGGGGCCCCGTGCCACCTGCGTCGCCGATCTGAAAGCTATGTCCGTGTACGTGGATCGGGTGGGACATCATGGTGGCGTTCCTGATGCGAAGTCGCCCTGCCTGTCCTGCCTCAATGGTCAGTGGGGTCGCGTTCTCGTAGGTAGCACCATTGATCGTCCACTCGTAACTCGCCATGCTGCCCCCAAGAGCGAGATCCTGGCTCGTTTCCGGATCTCGAGGTGGCAGGGCTGTACCAGCCGCTGCTGAAAGAGAGGCAACAGTCAAAGGATCTCCAGTGAGTTCACTTGGCTTGAATGACGCGGCTGGAACTGGGCCGCCTCCGGTGCGCACCAGGGCTCGGGCTACGCCCAATTTGCCCAGAGGCTCGGCAACGAAGGGGAACACTCCGTCCTTGAGGGTGACGATCGCGTCGTATCGCTCGCCCATCCCAATGCGCAAAGACGCAGTGGACACAGGCTGGACTTGATAGCCATCGGTGTGCGTGATCTGCAAGTCGTGTCCCGCAAGCGCGACCGTGAAGATGGTGTCAGCCGAGGAGTTGATGATGCGCATGCGAACCCGCTGACCTGGCTTCGCCGCCAATGTCTGTGGGTCGCTCGGTGCACGCCCGTTGATCAAATAGAGGGGGTAGGAGACATCTCCACCGTCGCCACCCATGCCACCCATGCCACCCATGCCACCCATGCCGCCCATCCCGCCCATCCCGCCCATCCCGCCCATGTCACCCATCCCGGCATCGCTCGCGGCCAGAAGCTGGGCGAGTATCTGTTCGGGGCTCGTGCCGACGCCATCGGTCCAGTCATCGAGAACCAGAACCCACTCGGCGTCATAGGCGCCCGGTTCATTTGGATCATCCACGATGAACGGGGCGTACAGTCCGCGATCCAGTTGCATGGGGTGATGCGGGTGAAACCAGTGAGTGCCCGCATCGGGAATCACGAAGTCGAAGTCAAAACTTCCGCCGGCAGGTGTCTCTGGAGTGGTGACACCTGGCACGCCGTCCATCGCATTGCCTATTGCCAAGCCGTGCCAGTGCACGCTGGTTGGCACAGGCAAGTTGTTCTTGAATGCGACTTGCACGCGATCACCGGCCGTGGCTCGCAATGGCACCCCGGGAATGCTGTCGCCGTACGCCCAAGTGCTCACCACGCGTCCACCCAGGTCGACTTGTGTGGAGCGCGCTTCTAGCGTCAACTTGCGCAAGCGCCCCGTGGCAACGATGGGGGTTGGGCTGAGACTTGAAAGGGACGCGGCGCCATTCGGAGCTGCGTTACTGCAGGCCGAAAGACCTAACAATGCGCCAGCTCCTAAGAATCCGTACGTGAACTGTCTTCGCGTCACATTCACTTGGCTCTCCTCGTCGAGTTGGAATCGTCGATATGAACCATCCTCCTGGCGCCCGATGGCGAAATTCCGAAGAGTTGATGAAGATCTGATCAAGGTCAGATCGCTGTGCTTGACCAGATCTTCATCAACTCTCTGCCATTGCGACATCCGAAGTGGGGACAATGAACATTGGTACAAGCCGCATACGGCGGCAGTTAGGGAGGTCCGGCCATGATGTGGTGGGTTGGAAATGGTTGGGATGCGGGAGGCTGGTGGGGTATGGGTTTCATGATGGTGTTTTGGATCGTGCTAATCGGCTTGGGCATTTGGGCCATCGTCCGGTTCACTTCAGGTCAGGGTTCTTCGACGGCTGTTTCAGCAGAGTCGCCTAGAGCGATCCTTGATCGTCGGTTTGCCAATGGTGAGATCGATGCAAAAGCGTATGCGGAGGCGCGGCGGTTGCTCGAGATCTCAGGATCCGCCACAAGTGGCTGACTCGCTTCGCGTACTCGTTGTTGACGATGAGGTCCCTTTGACGAGCGTCATCAGTAGTTATCTGGAACGCGAAGGCTTCCAGGTAGTGCTGGCCCATAGCGGTCCCGCGGCTGTCGAAATGGCTCGCATTCATCGTCCGAATCTGATTGTCCTAGATGTGATGCTTCCCGGCTTTGATGGAATAGAGGCCTGCAGGCTCATACGGCAGTTCACCGACGCCTACATCATCATGCTGACCGCACGAGACGAAGATGTCGACAAAGTCCTCGGCCTGACTATGGGAGCAGACGACTACCTCGTCAAGCCTTTCTCACCGCGAGAACTCATCGCTCGGATACGAGCGATGCTGCGCCGGCCACGCTCGTCTATCATGGTCTCCAGCCCCCAGCCACCAATGTCCCTCCTCGGGCTGGACGTCGACGTCCAATCACGCATCGTCAGCCTCGAAGGCGCGTCCATAGATCTCACGAGAACAGAGTTCGACCTGTTGGTCGCGCTGATGACGAGGCCACGAGCGGTCTTGACACGTCGACAACTCATCGAGGCCGTGTGGGGTCCGGGTTGGATGGGGGACGAGCACGTCGTCGATGTCCACATTGCTCATCTGCGAACAAAACTTGGCGACAACGCAGGCACCCCGAGATTCATCCGAACGGTGAGGGCAGTTGGGTACGGGCTCGTGGCACCCGCATGAAACGGCCGCACAAGTTCGCCAGTCGAATGTTGCTGGTTCAGTCCATCGTTGTTGGGATTGGCGCAGCCACACTAATTTTGACAGCGTGGTTGGTGGCGCCGCCGCTGTTCCATTATCACCTAAGCCACCTCGGCCTCGTCTCGCCTGATGCTCTCGTCCACTCGGAGGAGGCCTTTGCTTTCTCCTTCGTCATTGCCGTTGTCGTTGCCTCGATCGTCTCCGTCGCGGCTGCAGGTGCGATGTCATGGTTTCTGGTGCGACGCGTGTCTCGGCCCATTGAGGAGCTAGCTGCCGCAGCCGAGGGAGTAGCCGCGGGGCGATTCGATGTAGTAGTCCCAGATGCCGGGTTTAGTAGTGAGTTGGAACAACTGTCACGATCATTCAGGCAAATGGCCATCAAACTTGGCGAGTCAGAAGCAACGCGCTCCCGATTGTTAGCCGACCTGACGCACGAGCTGCGCACGCCCCTAGCCACTCTTGAAGCTTACGTCGACGGGCTCGAAGATGATGTCCTGGAGGCTGACAGTGAGGCATGGGCGACGATGCGAGCCCAGGTGCATCGACTTCGACGTCTTGCTGAAGATTTGCGCGAGGTTTCCGCAGCCGAGGAGCATGCTCTTGGTTTGGTACTAAGGCCTCTGGATCTGGGTATGACCTGTGCGGCGGCGGTGGCAGCTGCAGGTCCCCGATTCCAAACCCGAGGCGTCGAACTGGAATTCGGTGCGGGTAGACCTTCACTGCCAATAGTTGGTGATGAGCTTCGGCTGCAACAAGTACTTGCGAATCTGCTTGAGAATGCGTTGCGTCATACTCCGCCAGGCAAGACCGTCACGGTGAAGACCTTCGTGAGCGGACTGTCCGCGTGTGCTGAGGTGAGCGATGAAGGAGAAGGCTTTCCTCCCAATCTTAATGAACGCATCTTCGAGCGCTTCCATCGTGGCGATTCTTCTCGTCTAGCAACGAGTACCAGTGGCAGCGGATTGGGTCTCACTATTGCTCGAGCCATCGTTCAGGATCATGGAGGATCGCTGACAGCCGCAAGCGATGGAATCGAAATGGGAGCACGATTCACGCTCCGCTTACCAATTGACACCAACAATTCCCTTGCGTCTTGATTTGGCAGACGTGCCCTCTTGTTAAATCGGTCAGGTGATCTTGAGTAGATCTTGATGCGGGCTAGAGGCTTCCTTGCCGATTTCCATGGGATGTTCGCAAAATGGCACCGGCTCTTCCAGATAACGCGTCTACAGGTCAGGATTCAACAGTTCCCTCGAACGGGGCATGGGGCTTCGAACTGAGGGAACTGCGCGAGAGTGATCTTCCGGCCGTCGTTGAGCGCCATAGGCAGCAGTTCCCAGACGGGTTTTACTCCCAGCTTGGTTCCAAATTTGTTCATGCCTACTTCCGCCAGTACTTGCGGTCTGCAGGGTCCACTGGGTTGGTGGCGACGGAAGCGGGCTCGAATGAGATCGTTGGGTATCTCATTGGGACGGTAGAT
Proteins encoded:
- a CDS encoding heavy metal translocating P-type ATPase, giving the protein MSESRTVTLVASGQQWASSKVVAEKTLGQRPGVMHVDFNPTAQTATIDYDTSVTTLQELSEWVRECGLHCSGASVPDHMCDPLAEPEAFTKSASNDAELGSQQTSAGMNTHVGHQAHTGHQAHTDKSQPMSSHDAMGHGGHHPGTSMASMVADMRRRFLVAALLSVPILLWSPIGREVLNFTVPAPFGLRDDVFAFFLSLPVIFYSAWIFFDGAFRALRARTLDMMVLVAVAVGAGWGYSVYVTFAGGGEVFYEAATVLTSFVLLGHWMEMRARGGASEAIRTLLELAPPKAIILRDGKTLEIPTSDVVVDDLLLIRPGAKIPVDGEVEIGTSEIDESMVTGESLPVTKNIGSAVIGASVNTTGTLQVRATKVGADTALAQIVAMVQTAQNSKAPGQRLADRAAFWLVFVALIGGTVTFAAWMLSGAEVQQAMLFAITVVVVTCPDALGLATPTAIMVGTGLGAQRGVLFKNASALEAAAHVDVVVMDKTGTLTRGAPEVTDVIAAGFAENELLALAASVEALSEHPLARAIVSRANEYGIAVPDAHDFSSTPGKGARATVGGRAVAVGSRGFMESVGIPIPDELQDHRARLAGTGRTAIFVAVDHQTVAVIAMADAVRETARAAVEALHEQHLRVIMLSGDNEATAQRIAEYLGIDDVIAGVLPDGKAAKIAELQAGGDKVAMVGDGVNDAPALAQADLGIAIGAGTDVAIETADLVLMRSDPLDVAIAISIGRGTVRKMRQNLGWAIGYNSVALPIAAGLFVPAFGLMLRPEIAALTMSGSSLLVAINALLLKRLRLPAANPVVP
- a CDS encoding cation transporter, which gives rise to MSSSTYAVQGMTCAHCVSAVIEEVTKIDGVTEVYVDLHAGELSQVHITSAIEIGNADINSAIVEAGYTLVSA
- a CDS encoding DUF305 domain-containing protein, with product MNRRIAAATCSALTITALLAGGSTGIAFAASSPSPMSSSSTMMSKGSKGDISFTQMMVPHHQQAVQMADLALKNAKSQQVITLATQIKAAQKPEINKMQGWLKGWGASVTASSNSTMPGMDMGSTSPGMMTDTQMTNLSHAHGASFDTMWLQMMIAHHQGAITDAKQVLKTTKNADVKKMAQAIISGQNAEISTMKQLLAK
- a CDS encoding multicopper oxidase family protein translates to MNVTRRQFTYGFLGAGALLGLSACSNAAPNGAASLSSLSPTPIVATGRLRKLTLEARSTQVDLGGRVVSTWAYGDSIPGVPLRATAGDRVQVAFKNNLPVPTSVHWHGLAIGNAMDGVPGVTTPETPAGGSFDFDFVIPDAGTHWFHPHHPMQLDRGLYAPFIVDDPNEPGAYDAEWVLVLDDWTDGVGTSPEQILAQLLAASDAGMGDMGGMGGMGGMGGMGGMGGMGGMGGDGGDVSYPLYLINGRAPSDPQTLAAKPGQRVRMRIINSSADTIFTVALAGHDLQITHTDGYQVQPVSTASLRIGMGERYDAIVTLKDGVFPFVAEPLGKLGVARALVRTGGGPVPAASFKPSELTGDPLTVASLSAAAGTALPPRDPETSQDLALGGSMASYEWTINGATYENATPLTIEAGQAGRLRIRNATMMSHPIHVHGHSFQIGDAGGTGPRKDTVLVPPMGAVNVDLVADNPGKWMVHCHNAYHAEAGMMTRLDYAA
- a CDS encoding response regulator transcription factor, encoding MADSLRVLVVDDEVPLTSVISSYLEREGFQVVLAHSGPAAVEMARIHRPNLIVLDVMLPGFDGIEACRLIRQFTDAYIIMLTARDEDVDKVLGLTMGADDYLVKPFSPRELIARIRAMLRRPRSSIMVSSPQPPMSLLGLDVDVQSRIVSLEGASIDLTRTEFDLLVALMTRPRAVLTRRQLIEAVWGPGWMGDEHVVDVHIAHLRTKLGDNAGTPRFIRTVRAVGYGLVAPA
- a CDS encoding HAMP domain-containing sensor histidine kinase — its product is MKRPHKFASRMLLVQSIVVGIGAATLILTAWLVAPPLFHYHLSHLGLVSPDALVHSEEAFAFSFVIAVVVASIVSVAAAGAMSWFLVRRVSRPIEELAAAAEGVAAGRFDVVVPDAGFSSELEQLSRSFRQMAIKLGESEATRSRLLADLTHELRTPLATLEAYVDGLEDDVLEADSEAWATMRAQVHRLRRLAEDLREVSAAEEHALGLVLRPLDLGMTCAAAVAAAGPRFQTRGVELEFGAGRPSLPIVGDELRLQQVLANLLENALRHTPPGKTVTVKTFVSGLSACAEVSDEGEGFPPNLNERIFERFHRGDSSRLATSTSGSGLGLTIARAIVQDHGGSLTAASDGIEMGARFTLRLPIDTNNSLAS